A genomic region of Alnus glutinosa chromosome 11, dhAlnGlut1.1, whole genome shotgun sequence contains the following coding sequences:
- the LOC133881628 gene encoding protein EXECUTER 1, chloroplastic has product MASISPPTPHKLTFPIPKFPSRRPFYPSPSHSLSLCRCHHHNPSSSDNSVGWRWDSALHDVVSTALKRFDSYFNSSKKEPRELRTAAAVEEEEDDWDWDRWRKHFDAIDAQERLVSILKSQLGRAVYTEDYEDAARLKVAIAAAATNDTVGRVMSHWNKAIKEERFQDAAYMRDSAGAGLVGWWAGISKNINDPHGLIIRITAEHGRYVARSYSPRQLATATAGIPLFEIFLTVNKRGEYKLQAVYLKRRGVFDDSQTVRSKQLDATSSLNPLDSTEDKNDLLVVNSEDPDDGDDRDDSSDLAEGISSFQNILRDMIPGVKVKVLKVTAPGKVDRDLISKVIEQIIEEEDEEEKDSEIESVEAEDEGNGESDLERDEIEMDADPGIIESEERNEIAVKVVVGGLAQKLSNSVPTKDLLRVPAKVEKKGLFSFSFSIEKNLNEQDSGGKERASVDKSAKLRGQRSIDHVMFDLAKFIGREKIPLKVLKDVGELINLTLSQAQNYQPLSGSTTFNRIELPTSPDPLNGLYIGAHGLYSSEVIHLRRKFGQWQEDGGKKEPSDLEFYEYVEATKLTGDPYVPAGKVSFRAKVGKRYQLPHKGIIPEEFGVIARYKGQGRLAEPGFHNPRWVDGELVILDGKYIKGGPVVGFVYWAPEYHFLVFFNRLRLQE; this is encoded by the exons ATGGCTTCCATATCTCCTCCGACCCCTCACAAACTGACCTTCCCAATCCCCAAATTTCCATCGAGAAGACCATTCTATCCCTCCCCTTCCCACTCCCTCTCCCTCTGCCGCTGCCACCACCACAACCCCTCCTCCTCCGACAACTCCGTGGGCTGGCGATGGGACTCTGCGCTCCACGATGTCGTCAGTACCGCCCTCAAACGCTTCGATTCCTACTTCAACTCGAGCAAGAAAGAGCCCAGGGAACTTCGCACTGCTGCGgcggtggaggaggaggaggacgaCTGGGATTGGGATCGCTGGCGCAAGCACTTCGACGCAATCGACGCCCAGGAGCGCCTCGTCTCCATTTTGAAG TCACAGTTGGGTCGTGCTGTATATACCGAGGATTATGAGGATGCTGCGAGGCTCAAGGTGGCCATTGCAGCTGCAGCTACGAATGATACCGTTGGCAGAGTGATGTCTCATTGGAAT AAAGCTATAAAGGAAGAGCGTTTCCAGGATGCAGCGTATATGCGAGATAGTGCTGGTGCTGGATTG GTGGGATGGTGGGCTGGCATTTCGAAAAATATCAATGATCCTCATGGTCTAATTATTCGAATAACAGCTGAGCATGGAAGATATGTGGCGAGAAGTTATAGCCCTCG GCAACTTGCTACGGCCACAGCTGGTATTCCcttgtttgaaatttttcttacgGTGAATAAGAGAGGTGAATACAAACTGCAG GCTGTGTACTTGAAGCGAAGAGGAGTTTTTGATGACTCTCAAACTGTCCGCTCTAAACAATTGGATGCCACTAGCAGCTTGAATCCATTAGACTCAACTGAAGACAAAAATGATCTACTTGTTGTGAATTCTGAAGATCCTGATGATGGTGATGATAGGGACGATAGTTCTGATCTAGCTGAGGGTATATCTAGTTTCCAGAACATCTTGAGAGATATGATTCCTGGTGTAAAGGTCAAGGTTTTAAAAGTGACAGCACCAGGGAAGGTGGACAGGGATTTGATATCTAAGGTGATTGAGCAGATAattgaggaagaagatgaagaagagaaGGACAGTGAGATAGAAAGTGTAGAAGCAGAAGATGAAGGTAATGGGGAAAGTGACCTAGAGAGAGATGAAATTGAAATGGATGCTGATCCAGGAATTATTGAAAGTGAAGAGCGAAACGAAATTGCAGTTAAAGTTGTTGTTGGTGGTCTTGCACAGAAACTCTCCAACAGTGTGCCAACTAAAGATTTACTTCGAGTACCTGCTAAGGTGGAGAAGAAGGggcttttttcattttccttttctatagAGAAAAACTTAAATGAGCAGGATTCTGGTGGCAAGGAACGAGCTTCAGTAGATAAATCAGCTAAGCTTCGAGGTCAACGCAGCATTGACCATGTTATGTTTGATCTAGCTAAATTCATTGGTAGGGAGAAGATACCTTTGAAG GTGCTCAAAGATGTTGGTGAATTAATAAATCTGACTCTCAGCCAGGCTCAAAATTATCAACCACTATCTGGATCGACAACCTTCAATCGCATTGAACTGCCAACTTCTCCAGATCCTCTAAATG GACTTTACATTGGTGCACATGGGCTGTACTCCTCAGAAGTCATTCATCTGAGACGCAAATTTGGTCAGTGGCAAGAGGATGGTGGTAAAAAGGAGCCTTCAGATCTTGAATTTTATGAATATGTTGAAGCCACAAAACTTACGGGTGATCCTTACGTACCAGCTGGCAAG GTGTCATTCCGTGCAAAGGTTGGGAAACGATATCAGCTTCCACATAAAGGGATCATTCCTGAAGAATTTGGAGTG ATTGCTCGTTATAAAGGTCAAGGGAGGCTTGCTGAGCCCGGCTTTCACAATCCTCGATGGGTTGATGGTGAACTGGTCATTCTTGATGGAAAG TACATTAAAGGGGGGCCTGTTGTTGGGTTTGTCTATTGGGCCCCTGAATATCATTTCTTGGTGTTCTTCAATAGGCTGAGGCTTCAAGAGTAG